A single Abyssisolibacter fermentans DNA region contains:
- a CDS encoding flavodoxin family protein → MKVSIVYHSETGNTKKVGEIIAKGVKKVEDTEVQCMSIEEVDKEYIEDSDVVIFGTPTYAGSYSWQMKKWLDTCKLKFAGKIGSVFATENYLGGGADNAELAIISELLVKGMFVFSVGSSKGQPYTHFGPVCIKDGTEEQKERAEIFGQRVAKSAKELMNR, encoded by the coding sequence ATGAAGGTTTCAATAGTTTATCATAGTGAGACTGGTAATACAAAAAAAGTTGGAGAGATTATTGCAAAAGGTGTAAAAAAAGTTGAAGATACTGAGGTTCAATGTATGTCTATTGAGGAAGTGGACAAAGAGTATATAGAAGATTCAGATGTTGTAATATTTGGAACTCCTACATATGCTGGATCATATTCATGGCAGATGAAAAAATGGTTGGATACATGCAAGTTAAAATTTGCTGGTAAAATCGGCAGCGTATTTGCTACAGAAAATTACTTAGGCGGTGGAGCAGACAATGCTGAACTTGCAATAATATCTGAGCTATTAGTTAAAGGAATGTTTGTATTTTCTGTAGGTTCAAGTAAAGGACAGCCATATACACATTTTGGTCCTGTATGTATAAAAGATGGAACAGAGGAACAGAAGGAAAGAGCAGAGATTTTTGGTCAGAGAGTTGCTAAAAGTGCTAAAGAGTTGATGAATAGATAG
- a CDS encoding SLC13 family permease gives MQGIIKKPKTLIFTILFAIFSIAFLPFETNMKFATVICFVALILWGLNAVNNSVIACAFLLSCLVFNLAPSSIVFRFPMTENFYLIILSYLISYVVTSTGTAKVFSRKIMNKMATTPVRLVLFSYVAGFLLIFFIPQPFPRVILLTAFYKEFLSKQDISNTSKSILFFSIFTASTFTSMFFINADTLLNYVVVKLAGANINWEQWAIYMSIPTIVCCIVTFFLFLIIFKKELFINSFSTANIKISQPLSKQQKKALIVCFIILIGFATQSIHNLNAVFILGIGVVISVMLKLIRIDSIKSINWSLLLFFTAAFSVGGVLNHCGFAKMLADWLITLMPESNGNLAIIFLTLITLILNFLLGSAVTTSSVVIPTISHIGIFATQNTLCLFVYTIVSVQYVLPFHHATIMVGYSEGLYDTKTIAKYGIFLTLFTFILILFVCIPWWNLVMR, from the coding sequence ATGCAAGGCATTATTAAAAAACCAAAAACACTTATATTTACAATTTTATTTGCTATATTTTCAATAGCATTTTTGCCATTTGAAACAAATATGAAATTTGCTACGGTAATATGTTTTGTAGCTCTTATATTATGGGGGTTAAATGCGGTAAATAATAGTGTAATAGCTTGTGCTTTTTTGTTAAGTTGTCTTGTGTTTAATTTAGCACCTAGTAGCATAGTATTTAGATTTCCAATGACTGAGAATTTTTATCTTATAATATTATCGTATCTTATAAGTTATGTAGTAACATCAACTGGAACAGCCAAGGTATTTTCACGTAAAATAATGAATAAAATGGCAACTACACCTGTAAGACTTGTACTTTTTTCATATGTAGCAGGTTTTCTTTTGATATTTTTCATTCCCCAACCTTTTCCAAGAGTAATACTTCTGACAGCTTTTTATAAAGAGTTCTTATCAAAACAAGATATCTCCAATACTTCCAAAAGCATTCTCTTTTTTAGCATATTTACTGCATCAACTTTTACTTCAATGTTTTTTATAAATGCTGACACTCTTTTAAATTATGTAGTCGTAAAATTGGCTGGAGCAAATATTAATTGGGAGCAATGGGCTATATATATGAGTATACCAACAATTGTATGTTGTATAGTAACATTCTTTCTATTTTTAATTATTTTTAAAAAGGAATTATTTATAAATTCTTTTTCAACAGCAAATATTAAAATATCTCAACCTCTCAGTAAACAGCAAAAGAAGGCTCTAATCGTCTGCTTTATTATATTAATTGGATTTGCTACTCAAAGCATACACAATCTTAATGCTGTTTTTATATTAGGCATAGGAGTAGTTATAAGTGTTATGCTTAAATTAATCAGAATAGACAGTATAAAGAGTATCAATTGGAGCTTGCTATTATTTTTTACCGCTGCTTTTTCGGTTGGTGGTGTGTTAAATCATTGTGGTTTTGCCAAGATGCTTGCTGATTGGTTGATTACACTTATGCCAGAATCTAATGGAAACCTTGCGATTATTTTTTTAACTTTAATAACACTTATACTCAATTTTCTTTTAGGAAGTGCTGTTACAACTTCATCTGTAGTAATACCAACAATTTCGCATATAGGAATTTTTGCTACTCAAAATACTTTGTGTTTATTTGTATACACTATAGTAAGTGTTCAATATGTTTTGCCTTTCCACCATGCTACAATTATGGTAGGATACTCTGAAGGTCTATATGATACTAAAACAATAGCTAAATACGGTATCTTTCTTACTTTGTTTACTTTTATCTTGATACTGTTTGTATGTATTCCTTGGTGGAATCTTGTAATGAGATAG
- a CDS encoding class I SAM-dependent methyltransferase yields the protein MDNRKFFNDLAHKWDEISIHDKNKLTKIIELSEIKPNARILDIGTGTGVLIKYLLEKSPSHIHAVDISENMIAIAKTKYNDNRVKFTNIDVHQLKESGFDYIFLYSVYPHFQDKDALFSHLKSMLNEDGKIVIAHSQSKEAINSVHRENENTKNDKLPPVEVTAEIMSKYFKINKTVDNSDMYYISGINK from the coding sequence ATGGATAATAGAAAGTTTTTTAATGATCTTGCTCATAAATGGGATGAAATAAGTATACATGATAAAAACAAGCTTACTAAAATAATAGAGTTATCTGAAATAAAACCAAATGCTAGGATTTTGGATATAGGAACTGGAACAGGTGTACTAATAAAATATTTACTAGAAAAATCACCATCTCATATACATGCTGTTGATATATCTGAAAATATGATAGCTATAGCAAAAACAAAGTATAATGACAATAGAGTGAAATTTACTAATATAGACGTACATCAATTAAAAGAATCAGGTTTTGATTACATATTTTTATATTCTGTTTATCCTCATTTTCAGGATAAAGATGCTTTATTTTCACACTTAAAATCAATGTTAAATGAAGATGGAAAAATTGTCATTGCTCATTCTCAGAGCAAAGAAGCTATTAACTCTGTTCATAGAGAAAATGAAAATACAAAAAATGATAAATTACCTCCTGTAGAGGTTACCGCTGAAATTATGAGTAAATACTTCAAAATAAATAAAACGGTTGATAATAGTGATATGTATTACATTTCTGGGATAAATAAATAA
- a CDS encoding ECF transporter S component — protein MNKTQELTTSSIFLALGLILPYVFHLTGIAGPILLPMHIPVLLCGFIMGAKTGLLIGFITPLLNSAITGMPPAYPTAIAMAFELAVYGYLTGYLFKNRKLNVFAALIISMLCGRAVSGFINFILLTFGGNGFVLKGFLTASFIKAIPGIIIQLIIIPLIVKVLEQNRLGMKIHG, from the coding sequence ATGAATAAAACACAAGAATTGACAACTTCTAGTATCTTTTTAGCTTTAGGTTTAATTTTACCATATGTTTTTCATTTAACAGGAATTGCAGGTCCTATACTCTTACCAATGCATATACCAGTTTTACTATGTGGCTTTATTATGGGTGCAAAAACAGGTTTATTAATAGGATTTATTACTCCATTATTAAATTCAGCTATAACAGGTATGCCGCCTGCTTATCCAACAGCTATAGCAATGGCATTTGAATTAGCTGTATATGGTTATTTAACTGGATACCTATTTAAAAACAGAAAACTAAATGTATTTGCAGCTTTAATAATATCAATGTTATGTGGTAGAGCTGTTTCAGGTTTTATTAATTTTATACTATTAACATTTGGAGGTAATGGCTTTGTATTAAAAGGGTTTTTAACTGCGTCCTTCATTAAAGCTATACCTGGTATAATAATTCAGCTCATAATCATTCCATTAATTGTTAAAGTTTTAGAACAAAATAGATTGGGGATGAAAATTCATGGATAA
- a CDS encoding cell wall hydrolase — protein sequence MRKILAVFVLVCILVSASYSFGNSYVMHTAKNGDSYWKIANQYGVELSKLQNMNQFYGDMLYEGKLVKVKPSNKTINLKVNGKLISPDQFPYLENNRVYVPIRIISEALNADIISWDKTNKTAIIQKNGQTISLPLWSDTAQIDGQYVKLDAPINVYNGRTFVPVRFLCKAFDIDVNWDSKNYTVQIDTKSTYNEITNSDDLYWLSRIIHAEAGGEPFEGKVAVGNVILNRKKSSEFPNTIKEVVFDKEGGYYQFSPVLNGSINNTPSQESINAAKKVLEGYDNIGDCLYFLNPSKSTNNWITNNKTFYKIIGLHHFYI from the coding sequence ATGAGGAAAATTTTAGCTGTATTTGTACTTGTTTGTATTCTTGTGAGTGCCTCCTATTCATTTGGCAACTCATATGTGATGCATACAGCTAAGAACGGTGATTCTTATTGGAAAATTGCAAATCAATATGGTGTAGAGTTATCTAAGCTGCAAAATATGAATCAATTCTATGGTGACATGTTATATGAAGGCAAGCTGGTAAAAGTTAAACCATCTAATAAAACCATCAATCTTAAGGTTAATGGAAAGCTTATCTCACCTGATCAATTTCCATATTTAGAAAATAACAGAGTATATGTTCCAATCCGTATAATATCAGAAGCTCTTAATGCTGATATAATATCATGGGACAAAACAAATAAAACTGCTATTATTCAAAAAAACGGACAAACTATTTCTCTTCCTTTATGGTCTGACACTGCTCAAATTGACGGACAGTATGTAAAGCTTGATGCCCCAATTAATGTGTACAATGGAAGAACTTTCGTTCCAGTACGATTTTTATGCAAAGCTTTTGATATAGATGTAAATTGGGATAGCAAAAATTACACTGTTCAGATTGATACAAAAAGCACATATAATGAAATAACAAATTCTGATGATTTATATTGGTTATCTAGAATAATACATGCAGAAGCAGGTGGAGAGCCTTTTGAAGGAAAGGTAGCAGTAGGTAATGTTATTCTTAATAGGAAAAAGAGTTCAGAATTTCCTAACACGATAAAGGAAGTTGTTTTTGATAAAGAGGGAGGTTATTATCAATTTTCTCCTGTTTTAAATGGTTCGATAAATAATACACCATCACAAGAAAGTATAAATGCTGCAAAGAAAGTTCTGGAAGGCTATGACAATATAGGAGATTGTCTATATTTTTTAAATCCATCTAAATCAACAAATAATTGGATTACGAATAATAAAACATTTTATAAAATAATAGGGTTACATCATTTTTATATTTAA
- a CDS encoding permease encodes MVKKKKLILFIAYSVFIIVSLLFKYEPGVKISYNFYLFALDMIKILPFAFILIGLFEVWVKRETVEKHLGTSSGIEGYFWAIALSCTTVGGIFATLPLAHSLYKKGARLTVVLTYLGAAGVCRIPMTVFEVTFVGVKFSIIRWVVSLPLIIITSILIEKLLNNRNLDIPEVIEEK; translated from the coding sequence ATGGTAAAGAAAAAAAAGCTTATATTATTTATAGCTTACTCTGTATTCATAATTGTATCATTATTATTTAAATACGAACCTGGAGTGAAAATCAGCTATAATTTTTATTTATTTGCATTAGATATGATTAAAATACTCCCATTTGCTTTTATATTAATAGGATTATTCGAGGTATGGGTTAAACGAGAAACTGTAGAAAAGCATTTAGGAACTTCATCTGGTATAGAAGGATACTTTTGGGCTATAGCATTATCCTGCACAACAGTTGGTGGTATTTTTGCAACACTTCCTTTAGCTCATTCTTTATATAAAAAAGGAGCAAGATTAACAGTAGTACTCACCTATTTAGGTGCTGCTGGTGTATGTAGAATACCTATGACAGTTTTTGAAGTAACATTCGTAGGGGTAAAATTTTCAATTATTAGATGGGTCGTATCTCTACCACTTATAATTATAACTTCAATATTAATAGAAAAGCTACTTAACAATAGAAACCTAGATATACCTGAAGTTATAGAAGAAAAATAA
- a CDS encoding permease: MTIFYVLVIVMLLVSYIADKKKTKKALKIALKKLKNILPAFLTMLIMVSIVLYLVPDAMIAKYLGEENILSGALIASLLGSISLMPGFIAFPLAKVLLSKGIKYCVIASFTTSLMMVGIITYPVEKKYFGSKLTIVRNIFSYVIVLILALIIGLAYGEVIIW, from the coding sequence ATGACTATATTTTATGTACTTGTAATTGTTATGTTATTAGTTTCTTACATAGCAGACAAGAAAAAAACAAAAAAAGCACTTAAAATAGCATTAAAAAAACTAAAGAATATTCTACCTGCTTTTCTTACTATGCTAATTATGGTATCTATAGTACTATATCTAGTACCTGATGCTATGATTGCTAAATACCTAGGTGAAGAAAACATCTTGAGTGGAGCACTAATTGCTTCTTTATTAGGTTCTATTTCATTAATGCCAGGTTTTATTGCTTTTCCATTAGCTAAGGTACTTCTCAGTAAAGGTATTAAATATTGTGTAATTGCTTCCTTTACAACTTCTCTTATGATGGTTGGTATAATTACTTACCCAGTAGAAAAAAAATACTTTGGTAGTAAACTTACTATTGTTAGAAATATCTTTAGTTATGTAATTGTATTAATTCTTGCATTAATTATTGGACTAGCTTATGGGGAGGTTATAATATGGTAA
- a CDS encoding ArsR/SmtB family transcription factor gives MKDMVAKFKALGDETRFKIFILISKKKICSKCIAKRLNISESAVSQHLKILKNANLIHGEKISYFTLYTIQETELKQMSEFLLGNLQISDEMRAILDISGNCKHICSGKNKYYCGDK, from the coding sequence ATGAAAGACATGGTAGCTAAATTTAAAGCACTAGGAGATGAAACCAGATTTAAGATATTTATTTTAATTTCTAAAAAAAAGATATGCTCAAAATGCATAGCAAAAAGATTAAATATCTCCGAATCAGCAGTTTCTCAACATTTAAAAATTTTAAAAAATGCCAATTTGATACACGGTGAAAAAATCAGCTATTTTACTCTATATACAATTCAAGAAACAGAGCTAAAACAAATGAGTGAGTTTTTGCTAGGAAATTTACAAATTAGTGATGAAATGAGAGCTATACTTGATATTTCTGGTAATTGCAAACACATATGCTCTGGAAAAAATAAATATTATTGTGGTGATAAATAA
- a CDS encoding M14 family metallopeptidase, with protein sequence MILKYGSSGTDVIEIQSLLKQIGYNPGPIDGYFGTQTENAVKAFQRDNGLVADGIIGPNTYQIINTLLNGYDIYYIQPGDTLWLLAQRYYTTVNSILAANPGINPYALMIGQKIIVPYGIDVVDTNISYTYEIMERDIQGLKTRYPFIEVGSAGKSVLGRDLYYIKLGKGDNKVFYNAAHHSLEWITTPLLMKFTENFLKAYVNNQTIRGYDLDYIWNNSSIYIMPQVNPDGVDLVLNGLQADNPYYNDLISWNNGSTDFSKVWQANVRGVDLNHNYPAKWEESKELESQMGITGPGPTRYGGEKPLSEPESTAVVNFTNNHNFRLVLSYHTQGEVIYWQFENLEPPEALTIGKMFEKASGYKLSTITGIGSYAGMKDWFIQEYRRPGYTIEAGKGKNPLPISQFDKIYNDNEEILLLASIV encoded by the coding sequence ATTATTTTAAAATACGGAAGTTCTGGAACTGATGTCATAGAAATACAATCCTTATTAAAACAAATAGGTTATAATCCCGGACCAATAGATGGCTATTTCGGCACTCAAACAGAAAATGCAGTCAAAGCTTTTCAAAGAGATAATGGTCTAGTAGCAGATGGTATTATCGGTCCGAACACCTATCAAATTATTAATACTTTACTAAACGGATATGATATATATTATATTCAGCCGGGAGACACACTCTGGCTTTTAGCTCAAAGATACTACACAACTGTAAATAGCATTTTAGCAGCTAATCCCGGAATAAATCCATATGCCTTAATGATTGGACAAAAAATTATTGTTCCTTATGGTATTGATGTAGTAGATACAAATATATCATATACTTACGAAATAATGGAAAGAGACATACAAGGTTTAAAAACAAGATATCCATTTATTGAAGTTGGTTCTGCTGGAAAAAGCGTTTTAGGTAGAGATCTGTATTATATAAAGCTTGGAAAGGGTGATAATAAAGTATTTTACAATGCTGCTCATCATTCACTGGAATGGATAACGACTCCGCTTTTGATGAAATTTACAGAAAATTTTTTGAAAGCTTATGTTAACAATCAAACAATACGAGGATATGATCTGGATTATATTTGGAATAATAGTTCTATTTATATTATGCCACAAGTTAACCCTGATGGAGTAGATTTAGTACTAAATGGTTTGCAAGCTGACAATCCTTATTATAATGATTTAATATCCTGGAATAATGGAAGTACTGATTTTTCAAAGGTATGGCAGGCTAACGTAAGAGGTGTAGATTTAAATCATAACTATCCTGCTAAATGGGAGGAATCCAAAGAATTAGAAAGCCAAATGGGTATAACAGGTCCAGGTCCTACAAGATATGGTGGTGAAAAACCTCTATCAGAACCTGAATCTACAGCAGTAGTTAATTTCACTAATAATCATAATTTTAGACTAGTACTTTCTTATCATACTCAAGGTGAAGTAATATACTGGCAATTTGAAAATCTTGAGCCGCCTGAAGCATTAACAATAGGTAAAATGTTTGAAAAAGCAAGTGGTTATAAATTAAGTACAATAACAGGAATTGGCTCCTATGCAGGTATGAAGGATTGGTTTATACAAGAATATAGAAGACCCGGATATACTATAGAAGCAGGAAAGGGAAAAAATCCATTGCCAATATCTCAGTTCGATAAAATATATAATGACAATGAAGAAATATTACTACTTGCTTCAATAGTTTGA
- a CDS encoding RNA polymerase sigma factor, translating into MDKKIEDIYREYKDIVYYFLNIKLKNKAVAEELTQEVFLKVFKSLYSYRGEASIKNWVLTIARNEFISYVRKNKKFQFEELPYEQLAVNNKRDENPEAYISCKENSQMIYNILDKLNDDQRNALILFDIEQLSYKEIANKLNWSLAKVKVTIYRARIKFRQLYEKVDNYEL; encoded by the coding sequence ATGGATAAAAAAATTGAAGATATCTATAGAGAATACAAAGATATAGTTTACTATTTTTTAAATATAAAACTCAAAAACAAAGCTGTTGCTGAAGAGTTAACACAAGAAGTGTTTTTGAAGGTTTTTAAATCTCTTTATAGTTATAGAGGAGAGGCTTCAATAAAAAATTGGGTTTTGACTATTGCTAGAAATGAGTTCATTTCATATGTTAGAAAAAATAAAAAATTCCAATTTGAAGAATTACCATACGAACAATTAGCTGTTAACAATAAAAGAGATGAAAACCCAGAAGCATATATAAGTTGTAAAGAAAATTCTCAAATGATTTATAATATACTTGATAAGCTGAATGATGATCAAAGAAATGCTCTGATTTTATTTGATATAGAACAGTTGTCTTATAAAGAAATTGCTAATAAGCTTAATTGGAGTCTTGCTAAAGTTAAGGTTACAATATACAGGGCTAGAATAAAATTTAGACAATTGTATGAGAAGGTGGATAATTATGAATTGTAA
- a CDS encoding zf-HC2 domain-containing protein: MNCNIILDLLPLYEENLCRKETKEFVDQHLKNCEYCRSIKASMSLNIEGLQEKSPPILDETKMLEKYYGFIIKRFVLAGFALYILLMLIGILIN, translated from the coding sequence ATGAATTGTAATATAATTTTAGATTTACTTCCTTTATATGAAGAAAATTTATGTAGAAAAGAAACAAAAGAATTTGTTGACCAGCATTTGAAAAACTGTGAATATTGCAGAAGTATAAAAGCATCAATGTCTTTGAATATAGAAGGATTACAAGAAAAGTCCCCTCCTATACTTGATGAAACAAAAATGTTAGAAAAATATTATGGATTTATCATAAAGAGGTTTGTATTAGCTGGTTTTGCTTTATATATTTTATTAATGCTGATAGGGATTTTAATAAATTAA
- a CDS encoding MFS transporter: MQRWKKNLYALWITQIISLTSFGLGLPFLPFYIQKLGVVEPEQIKFFTGILSTAPAVTMAIMAPVWGKLADKYGRKLMILRAMFFAILVIAGMGFVTNVWQLVILRGCQGLFTGTITAATAFVAATTPKERLSYALGVISSSTFIGYTIGPVLGGYFADNFGFRFSFFLGSIVMLIGFLLVLFFVVEEKEVVVKGSEKQDSNKEKSNYKLFTPLVVSLIVVLFFHRVTRTIFSPYLPLYIQGVLNTTEGASKLTGYINGIIGIASAVSGLTISRLGDKYDKLKIVTILLGIAFVVSLSLTKAGSLYMFALLYGLLFFFIGGVEPIITSITAENTRPERRGELFGYQGLVGSIGWICSPMVGAYISMNYKVSSILYLIPALLTINYLLLISIRKRLNKKGNSLISK; the protein is encoded by the coding sequence ATGCAACGGTGGAAGAAGAATTTATATGCATTATGGATTACTCAAATAATATCTCTGACAAGCTTCGGGTTAGGATTGCCATTTTTACCATTTTACATACAAAAATTAGGAGTGGTAGAACCAGAGCAAATAAAATTTTTTACTGGTATTTTATCAACTGCACCTGCTGTAACAATGGCTATAATGGCACCAGTTTGGGGCAAGTTGGCAGATAAATACGGTAGGAAGTTAATGATACTTAGAGCAATGTTTTTTGCAATATTAGTAATTGCGGGTATGGGTTTTGTAACTAATGTTTGGCAGTTGGTGATATTAAGAGGTTGTCAAGGATTATTTACCGGAACAATAACAGCCGCAACAGCATTTGTAGCTGCAACAACTCCAAAAGAAAGGCTTTCATATGCTTTAGGAGTTATTTCGTCTTCAACTTTTATAGGATATACTATTGGTCCTGTTTTAGGTGGGTATTTTGCAGATAATTTTGGTTTTAGATTCAGCTTTTTTTTAGGTTCAATTGTAATGTTAATAGGTTTTCTTTTAGTACTATTTTTTGTTGTTGAAGAGAAAGAAGTTGTAGTTAAGGGAAGTGAAAAACAAGATTCAAATAAGGAAAAGAGCAATTACAAATTATTTACACCATTGGTTGTTTCGTTAATTGTAGTTTTGTTTTTTCATAGAGTTACAAGAACTATATTTTCACCATATCTTCCACTATATATACAAGGAGTATTAAATACAACTGAAGGAGCATCTAAATTAACAGGTTACATCAATGGAATTATTGGAATAGCATCAGCCGTTTCGGGACTTACTATAAGTAGGTTAGGTGATAAGTATGATAAATTAAAAATTGTAACAATATTATTAGGTATTGCGTTTGTTGTTTCTTTAAGCTTGACTAAAGCTGGTTCACTATACATGTTTGCATTATTGTATGGGTTATTATTCTTCTTTATTGGTGGAGTAGAACCTATTATTACATCTATAACAGCTGAGAATACTCGTCCAGAAAGAAGAGGAGAACTCTTTGGTTACCAAGGTTTAGTTGGCAGTATTGGATGGATTTGTTCTCCGATGGTTGGAGCATATATATCAATGAATTATAAGGTTAGTAGCATACTATATCTTATACCTGCATTGTTAACTATAAATTACTTATTGTTAATTAGTATAAGAAAAAGATTAAATAAAAAAGGAAATAGTTTAATATCAAAATAA
- a CDS encoding DUF1576 domain-containing protein — MIKLIRGKIREDITNPLKFKILSYYAISLILFGFAVDNPKSIFIGLYRIMIEPDTLITDYIGVGGIGAAFLNAGLLTLIFIFLLYRLKVNFNGATFAALFLISGFALFGKNLFNVWFIVLGVYLYSRVQKEKFSKYIYVALFGTAMAPMVTEIIFSTSFSLTMRLVFGVFIGITIGFILPPLATYLIRVHQGFNLYNIGFAAGMIGTIFVSIFKSFGFLPNPRMIWTRGNNLLLGTYFCIVFISFIITGFILNNKSFKGVKNISKYTGRLVTDFILLEGFAPTLINMGLNGLIALSYVILIRGDLNGPTISGILTIVGFGAFGKHYKNILPIFLGVFLGSLIKVWAINDPSIQLAALFGTALAPIAGEFGWFYGTVAGFIHSSVVLNVGVLHGGMNLYNNGFAAGIVASILVPIIEAFRKDED, encoded by the coding sequence TTGATAAAACTGATAAGAGGTAAGATAAGAGAAGATATTACTAATCCTTTAAAATTTAAAATACTTAGTTATTATGCTATATCTTTGATATTGTTTGGGTTTGCTGTAGATAATCCTAAATCAATATTTATTGGTTTATACAGGATTATGATAGAACCAGATACTCTTATAACAGATTATATTGGAGTAGGTGGAATAGGTGCAGCCTTTTTAAATGCTGGGTTACTCACTTTGATATTTATATTTTTATTATACCGGTTAAAAGTTAACTTTAACGGAGCTACATTTGCGGCATTGTTTCTAATATCGGGATTTGCATTGTTTGGTAAAAATTTATTTAACGTATGGTTTATAGTTTTAGGGGTGTATTTATATTCGAGAGTGCAAAAGGAAAAATTCTCTAAATATATTTATGTAGCTTTATTTGGAACTGCTATGGCTCCGATGGTAACTGAAATTATTTTTAGCACATCATTTTCATTAACTATGAGATTAGTCTTTGGTGTATTTATTGGAATAACTATTGGCTTTATATTACCTCCTTTAGCAACTTATCTTATTAGGGTTCATCAAGGTTTTAACTTATACAATATTGGATTTGCAGCAGGTATGATAGGGACTATATTTGTTTCGATTTTTAAATCATTTGGATTTTTACCAAATCCACGCATGATATGGACTAGAGGAAATAATTTGTTATTGGGAACGTATTTTTGCATAGTGTTTATTTCATTTATTATTACAGGATTTATATTAAATAATAAGTCATTTAAAGGTGTTAAGAATATAAGTAAATATACAGGTAGATTGGTTACAGATTTTATTTTACTTGAAGGCTTTGCACCTACGCTAATCAATATGGGTTTAAATGGATTAATTGCACTATCATATGTTATCTTAATAAGAGGAGATTTAAATGGACCAACTATAAGCGGAATATTAACAATAGTTGGATTTGGAGCATTTGGTAAACATTACAAAAATATACTACCTATTTTTTTAGGAGTATTTTTAGGATCACTAATAAAAGTATGGGCTATCAATGATCCATCTATACAATTGGCAGCTTTGTTTGGAACTGCATTAGCACCAATAGCTGGAGAGTTTGGATGGTTTTATGGAACAGTAGCAGGATTTATTCATTCTTCAGTTGTTTTAAATGTAGGAGTTTTACATGGTGGTATGAATTTATATAATAATGGATTTGCAGCAGGTATAGTTGCATCTATTTTAGTACCTATAATAGAAGCTTTTAGAAAGGATGAGGATTAA